Below is a genomic region from Balaenoptera ricei isolate mBalRic1 chromosome 3, mBalRic1.hap2, whole genome shotgun sequence.
CGGCCATGGGAACGTTGAGCTCTGAGGCATGTGGTCTGTCCAGCTCCCCGCCCACCCGGGGCTACAGTCAGCAGAcccagtcccctcccccagcacgcTGCACAGACCTGCCAGGCCCTGTGGGGAGCCCACGGGGGTGGAGGGGCTGGATGAGAAGTTATTGCTTGACTGGTCTGGGGAGTAGATCTGTGacggggacagggagagagaaagggccaccACGTGGCCAGTCAGGAGTCAGCCTCCTGGGTCACCGACCCAGCCACCCACCACATGCCGAGTCTCACCGAGGCCAGCGCCTTCCCAAGGGCGTCCCCAGAGCTGCCGGCCGTGGTTCCACGGGAGCCTGTAGGTGGAGAGAGGTGAGGCCCAGCCTCTGGGATGCAGCAGCCCCAGCACCTGGGCCGGGCTTCCTCGCCCCGGCCGACGGGGAGCTCCCGTCTGCACGCAGCTGCCTGCACGGATGCCgcagcctggccctgggcagcCCCGGTCTCAGTCGGGCGTCTCCTGCCGCCTCACCACGTGCCTCCACAGTGCTCTGGGGACAGGCAGGCTGCGGGGCTCGGGGTGAGCAGCCCCCTCGCTGCGCCTCTGTTTCCCCAAATGAACAGTGGGACCTACTCATCGAGGAGCCACTCTGAAACACCTGAGGGGGCCCGAGGAGCCCGAGCCAGGCGAGGGGGATGTGGTTAATGATGATACCCGGGGCTGGATCCTGAGCCCACCGGGGGTGTGGAGTGAGGGGGCCGTACCCAGGAGGCTGTCGGCCCCGCTGACGGGGGGCGTGTGGCTGGAGACGCTGCTGTAGGCGCCCGTGGGGGCCGAGGAGAAGGTGGACACAGCCGGGAGCCCGCCGTTCACCTCTGCTCCATGCAGCTGGTAGCCCTGTGTGCGGGGGACGGGGTAGGAAGGGTCAGACGGGGCACTGCCCACACACCTCCCCTGCCACGGCCACCCCGCGGGGCCTACCATGCGCTCGTGCTGGTGCAGGCCGCCAAACCCACCGCTGCCACTGCCGCCCACGGAGCTGCTGCCACCTGccgggaggggcaggggggacGAGCCCCCGCCCAGCATGGGCCCGAAGCCCACCTGGCCTGGGGGGCTCCAGAGCTCGGCCGAGGGGTGCAGGCTGCCGTCTGCGGAGAGGGGAATGGTGAGGTGGGTGGGCAGAGGAAGCCCGGGCCCCGCCCCAGGCAACCCGGGCGAGCCCCCAAGTACCTGCCACGTAGAAGGAGGCGGGGTAGGCGCCGCTGGGGGTCTTGGTGGGCGGGTAGGCGGCGGTGTCCCTGCTGTAGTCGTCACCTGAGCTGGGTGGGTACACCTGTGCTGGGCCAGCGGGCATGGTCAGGCAGGAGGGGCCGGGCAGGGTGGGGACTGGCCAGCCCCCGCCCCGCAGCTCCCCCTCCTGGGTCTCCCCCTCCACCTGGAGGGCTGTCCACCCCACCGCCCACTTCCCTGTGCTTCTCCAAACCTTCCCTCTAAAACCGCACCTCGGCCCCGCATCTGAGGCTCTGCTCGTGTTATCACCTCTCTGCTGTTCCTTCTTCacccccaccctcctgccctccccacagTCCCAGCCTTGCGCCTGAGGCCTCTGTAGACTGGACCCCCAGCCCAGACTGCCTTTTCCCTCCTTAATCCAGTAAACTCCTATTGATCCAGCAGAGCCCAGCTGTGCCGCCCCCAGCACTGGAACCTGCCTTAACCCCAGCCCTGATCACACAAGACCTGGGGGCCTCAGAGGCAGGGCCCCGGGTGAATATTCTGCCCCAGCTGCCCCAGAGCAGTGAGACAGCAAAGGCGTTCAAGGATCAGCGCCGACCCTGATCGGCTGGGCACTGCAGGAAAGTGCTGGGGTCAAATGGCCACGTCTGCCCCAACACTGGAGCAGAAAGCGGGGTGCAAGTGCCAAGAGATGGTAGGACAAAGTGGGCTCAGGGGCCTCTCAGCTCTGATGTTCCAAGATGTTTCATCACGAGCTGAGCCTTAAGACAGCCTCTGGGCCTGCGGCCTGGTACGGGCCGGGTCAGCCTCCGGGGCTCAGCAGAGAAGGCAAGCAGAGAGGGTGGTGGCCGAGCCGGGGAGTCCAGCAAATTGCCTTTTCTCCCAACGTGATTAAGTCTCGGGAGCACGGTGCTGGGAGCCGCTGACGGCTCGGCACCATCTGCTGGGCCTGGCAGCCCGCCAGCCACCAGATATCGGGGCGAGGACAGAGGGCAGCTCCAAGCAGGGCGGACGGGGCGGGAAACCCTCTAACTGGCCGCCAGGACGCCCGCCTGCTCCAGCTTCCAGGACCCCGTTCACGCCCTTTTTGAGGCGCCTCGGCCAGAGGAAACCACCTTCTCTTAAAGCAGGAGGGACCCAGGCTAGACCCAAGGAAGGACTTTCCGACTACCTCAGGGTTGGGGCCTCGGGGAAGAAGTCCAGCTGAGCCCATGGGGCTTTCGTCAGACCCCATGCAGGGCCGGCCCACCCTCGGGAGGGGGTCACGAGAGGCGCTCGGCCTGTGGAGCCCGTTTGTCCCACAACTCACCGAGGATGGGAGACCCGGCGGCACCTTCCGGACTTTCTTGGGCTGCGTGTCTGTTGGGACAAGAGGAGTGAGCACCCGCGGCCAGGCTCCCGCCCTCACCACCGGGAGGGGTGCAGGGGGCCCTTCCCGCTTGGACACTCCTGTCACTAGGGGATGGGAGACAGCCCCACCCTGCAGCTCGGAGACCCCCAAGCTTCCCTACTAAGAGAATGACTTAAACCAGCCTCGGGCCCATGTGGCAAACTCGGGGGGGCGGGTGTGTGCTGGGAGCCGGGTCGCAGGGTTCATGGACACGGGAGCCGGTGCCTGCTCCTTGAGCCCCACCTCCTGGCAGCCGCCCGGTCGCCGAGTCCCGGACCTGCAAGCTCCCCCCTCGCCGAAACTGCTAAGCCCCAACCCTGGCTTGGGCGCCTCCATGGTTGCCAGGTGCCGCCGGCCTTCCGGCTCCAGTGCAGCCCAGATGGGAAGCCGGGGTCCCGGTCCCCCTCGCTGTGGGCCCGCGTTGGCACCTGTGTACTTCTGGGTGGGTGACTTTAGCGTCACTGAATCAAAGCAACCTCGCTAAACGAGGCGTCCTTCGACAGAACCGCACAGTGCGCAGGGTCTGTATGGCCGGGGAAGCGACCAAGGGCTGTGGGACCCTCGCTGTGCCAACTCAGCGCTGCCCGACCTCACAGGACGCGACCGCTAGGACCCACGGGGACCGCCGTCCCAGCCGCCCCGCCACCGCCCCACTCACCCAGGCCGCCATCCGCCGCTCTCCGCCGAGAGTGACCAGAGTAGGAGTAGTAGTGGGGCCCGCCTTTGACGCCCGAGGGGGACAGCGGCCCCGGGCTGCTGAGGGCCAGCTCGCTGGGCAGGAAGCCGGCCTGAGGGAGGGGGGGGTTAGCAGCcggccccctgcccagcccccaggccactccggtttaaaacaacagaggcaAGAGTGAAGGTCCAGGCCGATGGCAGGGTCCTGGGGTGACAGTGACCTGGGGCATAGGTCCCTCCCTGCTGACACTGGTGGCGTTTCTCTGATCTAGGACACTACCGACTGCCATTTTCATGAAGGAAAAAGACGGGAAGAGAAACACCGTCAAGCCTGAAGATGTGTCGCTGTCTGGGTGCTAAACGGGCACAACTATGCTTCAGGTGTCAAGGGAAtctgtttgttttactttgtacatagcctccccccccccttttttttttaaggtaaacgGTTTAATCTCGCAGACATTAGACTCTCTTCCCAGGAGAACAACGGTGACTGGGGTTCGAGGCGCAGTGCTGCAGCCTCGGCTttcctgtctgtgaaatgggcatgtcAGACGTTCCACGGCTCAGGGGCGTCATGGGGACAGATAAGGCCATGCAAGTTCTGCCCCTGGCCGACAACCTGGGGCCCCGTGGGCACTCAGTGGCTGTGGCCTGGCTGAGGCCCAGTGTGCACACAGGCGGCGCTGCCTGCAGCAGGGCCTAGCTGCACCCTGAGGTTGCAGGACTGCAGGCAGGGGCAGGGAATAAAGCCCTCGGGCGTGGGGCGGGAGAGAGACCCAAGCGGGGACCAGGACAGGAGGCCACAAGGGACCACTGTGCCAGGCAACTGGCCCGTCAGCATCCCAGTGGGGTGGCCACGGGTGACAATCTCGCCCAGGCCGGGGACTGTGCCGAGGCTGGACCACAAGGCCGGGGGCACGGTGCGAGGGTCAGGCCTCGGCTGCCGGGCTGGCCTCGGTTTCCCTGTCTGCCACTTGGGGGCAGGCGGGCGGGCAGGTGTCTCCTGGAACCCCTTCAGCTGTGCACAGGGCGCCACAGGCTGGACCCCAGCCTCCCCTTTCCCCATCGACAACGCACCCggcctggcccagggcctgggcCTGTTTCAGCGACTGCTGGAGAGTGACCAGCACTTGGCCGAGCCTTCACAGATCAAGAGGCAATTGGGACGAATTTGTTTCAAATTAAAACTAGGGAATACAAGGTGGGGTGAGAAGTCAAGCGGTGACTGTGGCCCCCACTGGGTACCCCCCAGTCCCTAACCACCTGCGCTGCTCCCTAGTCTGGAGACAGGGGCTCTCCAGGCTCCAAGGGCCGCCGGGGGCCGATGGGACCCACGCCCTCCCCCGCCCACCCTGCAGATGCAGCCTCACCTGAGTCAGGCTGCTGACCCCCGCGTCTCTCCCAAAGGGGGTGTATGCGCCCCGCTCGCCGCCCTTGCCtggggaaaaggaaggaggaTCACCCAGAGCTGACCCAGAAGCCGACACATGCCCGTATACATCAGGCGCTCCACAAGTGCACAACACTGAAAACCGTGGTGGGACACTGGTCTCCCCATCAAGTGGCGAGGGACCGAGGGACAAGTGGGGTTCCAACCAGACGCTATCCCCAGATGACCCGCAGAGGATTCTGCAAACCCGCCAGGGCCCCCACATGCCCCATCCCCAAAGCGGCACAGCACTGACTcggctccccacccccgccctcctCGAGCTCCGGTTTCCTCTGTTCAAGGTCATGAGGTGTCAACTCCCCAGGGTGCTGGGTTCCCAGGGGACAGGTCGAGGTCCCTGGTATCTTGCAAGGTTCAGcacccaggccctgggctccttccccagctcctggACAGGGTCAGCTCACGAACAAGCATGTGACATCCCTGGGGACGCTGATTCAAGCCACTCGGTGCGAACGAGCCCTTCCTCTGTGTGGGTGGGCAAGACCGAGCTGTGGGGGGACAGCCTGCCCGAGAGAGCAGCTGGTGTGAACAGACTCCTGCAGCTACACAAACACCTGGATCCAGCCTTGCCTGAAGCAGGTCCCTAGATCCATCAGTACCTGAACAATTTCAGCTTGTTTCTGGCTTCAGCTGGGCACCTATCCTGACTGACGGTGGACCTTAACCAGCCTTACCGTGAGCAAGGAATCAGAATGCTTGACTGACTAATCTGGTTTATTCTCAaactgggtgtgtgtggggggggaatTCTCcgctttatccatttattttttgaatatttttatttattttttggccatgctgcgcagcttgtgggacctcagttcctcaaccagggatcaaacctgtgccctcggCCGTGAAAGtgccaagccctaaccactggaccaccagggaattccctctctccTTGATTTTAAAAGGACAATTTCAAGTGGATTCTTGGAGCAAACGCTGTTtagggggcagggagaagggccATGCTCCTACCAACACACCAGATGCCCCACAGGCCACGCCCACCAGCCTAAGCTCAGGGCAGGCGACACGGGGCCCATTTAGGGATGAACAAACCACAGCCTGGAGGCCAGAGGGGAATCGCCCCCAGTCCAGAGGGTGCACTCCCCCCCTTCCCAGGGTGGCCGTGGGAAGCAAAGCTGGCCGGCCCAGCCAGGGCTCTGCGCTCCCCACTGTAGGGTGGGGCTGCTGTGGTTTGACCCTGCGTACAGCAGGCACCAAGCAGAGGCATCCTGAAAGGAAGGCTGAGGGAGGCgaggagagaaagcagaggttctgggagggGACCTGCGAGGACCACGAGCCCTGTGGGTATACAGCAGGTGCCCAAGCCATGCACCGGGCCCGGGCATCAGGGtatgggaggggggaggaggacagACACCAAGAGCAGAACCACCAGGTCTCATCGAGGAGCTGGACCAGGTTGGGGGCCGCACGGGAACAGAGTGACCCTCGCCCCCTGGGCCTGGCACTCACCACCCGCTGCCCCACCATGGCTATCGCCAGCCCCGGTCCACGGGCAAGAAAACCAGCGTCCAGGGAGGGCGAAACTGCGCCCACCTCCCCACTGTCTCGCTGGGCCTGGCCTGGGCTCCCTGCTGCACTCTCTGAGCTCCTCGGCCACTGGGGTGTGTGGTGGGTGT
It encodes:
- the TCF3 gene encoding transcription factor E2-alpha isoform X11 produces the protein MNQPQRMAPVGTDKELSDLLDFSMMFPLPVANGKSRPTSLAGAQFGSSGLEDRPSSGSWGASEQNSSSFDPSRTYSDGAHFSESHGTLASSTFLGPGLGGKGGERGAYTPFGRDAGVSSLTQAGFLPSELALSSPGPLSPSGVKGGPHYYSYSGHSRRRAADGGLDTQPKKVRKVPPGLPSSVYPPSSGDDYSRDTAAYPPTKTPSGAYPASFYVADGSLHPSAELWSPPGQVGFGPMLGGGSSPLPLPAGGSSSVGGSGSGGFGGLHQHERMGYQLHGAEVNGGLPAVSTFSSAPTGAYSSVSSHTPPVSGADSLLGSRGTTAGSSGDALGKALASIYSPDQSSNNFSSSPSTPVGSPQGLAGTSQWPRAGAPGALSPSYDGGLHSLQSKMEDHLDEAIHVLRSHAVGTAGDVHGMLPGHGALASGFAGAVMPLGGRHAGLVGGSHSEDGLSSSGGLVHNHVALPDLSRPPDSYSDLGRGAAPGPGDIKREEQEDEENVAADTAEDEKKDLKAPRARTRAEG
- the TCF3 gene encoding transcription factor E2-alpha isoform X12, encoding MNQPQRMAPVGTDKELSDLLDFSMMFPLPVANGKSRPTSLAGAQFGSSGLEDRPSSGSWGASEQNSSSFDPSRTYSDGAHFSESHGTLASSTFLGPGLGGKGGERGAYTPFGRDAGVSSLTQAGFLPSELALSSPGPLSPSGVKGGPHYYSYSGHSRRRAADGGLDTQPKKVRKVPPGLPSSVYPPSSGDDYSRDTAAYPPTKTPSGAYPASFYVADGSLHPSAELWSPPGQVGFGPMLGGGSSPLPLPAGGSSSVGGSGSGGFGGLHQHERMGYQLHGAEVNGGLPAVSTFSSAPTGAYSSVSSHTPPVSGADSLLGSRGTTAGSSGDALGKALASIYSPDQSSNNFSSSPSTPVGSPQGLAGTSQWPRAGAPGALSPSYDGGLHSLQSKMEDHLDEAIHVLRSHAVGTAGDVHGMLPGHGALASGFAGAVMPLGGRHAGLVGGSHSEDGLSSSGGLVHNHVALPDLSRPPDSYSDLGRGAAPGPGDIKREEQEDEENVAADTAEDEKKDLKAPRARTRA